DNA from Hwangdonia lutea:
CTGAAAATGGTGCGTCTGTTAATTACATCGAAAATTCTACTAGAACTTGGGTAGCAGGTTCTGATACACCTTTTAATATTTGGGACGATGAATATATGCTAGACGGTTCGCAATCCGGAACAAGCTCCAAAGGCATTGCATATGCGTTGACTGTTGAAGAATCCTTGCATTTTGTGTTACTACCTCGAAGTATAAAATCTGGAATTCTTGATATTGATGTTGCCGATATTAACGACATTAAATTGAATTATACCAATTCAACCATTACCATATTAGGTAAAACGTATCCTTTAGGAAATTAATTATTAAAATACATAGGTAAATAAAAAGGCCCATAGATTTCTATGGGCTTTTTTATTGCTTAAACTAAATAAAATTTAGTTGTTTATTATTTTCCCGTCAACCATGGTTAACTTCCTATCAGCCAAATTTGCCAGTTCTTCATTGTGGGTAACAATTACAAAGGTTTGCCCAAACTCTTCGCGAAGCTTAAAAAACAGACTGTGTAAGGTTTCGGCAGATTCGCTATCCAAATTTCCAGAAGGCTCGTCGGCAAAAATTAAATCGGGATTATTAATTAAGGCTCTAGCCACGGCAACCCGCTGTTGTTCGCCACCAGATAATTCATTTGGTTTATGGTCGTGACGATGCGATAAGCCTAAAAAATCTAAAAGTTCTTTGGCACGTTTTTCGGCTTCGGCCTTTTTAGTGCCTTTTATAAATGCTGGTAAGCATACGTTTTCTAAGGCTGTAAATTCCGGTAATAACTGATGAAACTGAAAGATAAACCCAATATGCTCATTCCTAAACTTTGCCAAGGCTTTATCGTTTAGCGCATTAATATTGGTATTGTTTATGGTGATATTGAAATCCTCTTTTTCCGAAGCTCGATCTAAAGTACCCAAGAGTTGCAACAAGGTGGTTTTTCCTGCGCCCGAAGCACCGACAATAGATACGACTTCGCCTCTTTTTACATGAATATCTACACCTTTAAGGACGTGTAAATCGTTGTAATATTTATGAACATTATGTGCTTTAATCATACCAATTAATTAGGGCAATGAAAGTAATACTTTAAAGATTTATAAGCAACGATTAGCTGTTACTTTTCCTTTTAAAAATAGTTTTAAGATTTGAATAATCGATAAAATATTGAAGCTTTATGGAAAACACATGTTGTATGGGTTGATCCAACAAGGTGTTTAAACTATTAAAGTAATTGTCTTTTGACGCCGAATCTAAATTAAATAATGAATTTCGATACAACGCGGTAAGTTGGCTACCCGGAGCAAATTGCCACGAATATCGTAAATCTAGATTCCAAGTATTAAAATTAATATTCGGGCTATCTGGAATACTATCAACATTATAAGCATTATTTGAAGAAAGCGTGCCGTCGTTTTCAAGAACAAACAATTGGTAATCATAATTTACGGTACTCCAAAAGTTTCTAAAAGTGAGCCTTATGGCGTGTAGCGGATTGAAATTGTAGGCTCCGGAAAGTCCGTTTTCAATCGAAACCACATCGCGTTCGCCAAAAACAATATCATCATTTATATTATCCACAAAACCGCGACTTCCTTTGTTGTTTTGGTATTCAAACTCATAAGACAGTCTAAACTTGTCGTTAAATCTTATGGTGGGTTCCACTTCAAACTCATAGCCAAACAAATCCCTTTCTTTGTCGAACATGGTAAACGACCCTAAATTAGCTTCGATAGAAAATGTTTTATTGGCGTTGGTTTCAAACCAAACACCGCCCGAAACAAAGTTTTTGTAGATAAAAAAGCGTTTGTTTTCAAAATCTCGAGGTTCAAAATAATCGTACTGTTTTCCGAGGTCGAAATTAACTCGGGCTCCAAACCACATCAATTTTTTGGTTTGCGCACTAATACGCATTCCAAGATTTGCGCCTGTAAAAGTGCTGGGGTTGTACAAACGGCGGTAATTTACCCAAGTATTAAACCTAAAATCATTCAGCTTTTCAGTAGGCTCAAAAATTTGATAAGAAGCATCGACACCAAAATTGCTATAATTGTTTCGGTTGTTTAACCCTAAGTCGTTTATATCATATTCCTCATCTGCAAAACTATGGTCGAAACTATAGCGGTACTTGCCATGTGTTTTTCTAACCATAAAAAACGAACTTAAACCCGTACTCATGCCATCGGACAAATTCACATTGCTCATTTTTATTTGACCACGAACATTATAGGTGTTTCTTTTATTTGAAATATCGGCCAAAAACCCCGTAACATTGGCGTCTCTAAAACCTCCATCTCTTGTAACATTGGTATTTATTAAACTTACCGAGGAATTGCCATTAAATTGCTGGTCGAGCACCAAAATATTGTAATTGGCTAGCGGTTCGGTGATTCTATTTCTATATGAAATAACACTATCTGTTATGGCTTGCGTGTTTTGGTCTCTAATATATTCGGTAGTTTTTATTCTAGCCTCTGTTTTTTCGGTAACCGCATTGAAAAAACCAACACCCAACCCTTTTTTTGTGCGCCCAGAAACCTTTATGGCGTTTAGCGTTTTTACAACACTTGGGTTATCAACAATTTCTTCGTTAATATTACTGTTGTTTATTAGTTCGTCTTCAACGTGGCCTTGCTCCACGGGCGCGTTACCAATACGCCGCGAAAAAAACAAATCGCCTTT
Protein-coding regions in this window:
- a CDS encoding DUF5916 domain-containing protein; its protein translation is MRQLTTLCFILLFSFIAYAQDKKTLNIVRTAKAPKIDGVLNDDAWKNADEAKDFTQFRPEMGVAEKAHQNTIVKMTYDDNAIYIAAYLKDKPEDIQKQFSSRDNFGQSDFFGVVLNPNNDAQNDTEFFVFSSGNQADAIASPSIDNGEDFGWNAVWDSAVKIVDDGWIVEMKIPYRALRFSNDEVQTWGLQFHRRFRIDNSQYSWNPIDRTKGNIGLYHGELRGIKNIKPPTRLSFYPFVSGISTSFDGEHETDFNVGLDVKYGITENFTLDATLIPDFSQAAFDNVRLNLGPFEQTFSEQRQFFKEGVDLFNKGDLFFSRRIGNAPVEQGHVEDELINNSNINEEIVDNPSVVKTLNAIKVSGRTKKGLGVGFFNAVTEKTEARIKTTEYIRDQNTQAITDSVISYRNRITEPLANYNILVLDQQFNGNSSVSLINTNVTRDGGFRDANVTGFLADISNKRNTYNVRGQIKMSNVNLSDGMSTGLSSFFMVRKTHGKYRYSFDHSFADEEYDINDLGLNNRNNYSNFGVDASYQIFEPTEKLNDFRFNTWVNYRRLYNPSTFTGANLGMRISAQTKKLMWFGARVNFDLGKQYDYFEPRDFENKRFFIYKNFVSGGVWFETNANKTFSIEANLGSFTMFDKERDLFGYEFEVEPTIRFNDKFRLSYEFEYQNNKGSRGFVDNINDDIVFGERDVVSIENGLSGAYNFNPLHAIRLTFRNFWSTVNYDYQLFVLENDGTLSSNNAYNVDSIPDSPNINFNTWNLDLRYSWQFAPGSQLTALYRNSLFNLDSASKDNYFNSLNTLLDQPIQHVFSIKLQYFIDYSNLKTIFKRKSNS
- a CDS encoding ABC transporter ATP-binding protein — translated: MIKAHNVHKYYNDLHVLKGVDIHVKRGEVVSIVGASGAGKTTLLQLLGTLDRASEKEDFNITINNTNINALNDKALAKFRNEHIGFIFQFHQLLPEFTALENVCLPAFIKGTKKAEAEKRAKELLDFLGLSHRHDHKPNELSGGEQQRVAVARALINNPDLIFADEPSGNLDSESAETLHSLFFKLREEFGQTFVIVTHNEELANLADRKLTMVDGKIINN